The Andrena cerasifolii isolate SP2316 chromosome 14, iyAndCera1_principal, whole genome shotgun sequence genome contains a region encoding:
- the Dlp gene encoding glypican dally-like, whose protein sequence is MSGVPSMLCAILILSVSTTTVRAGLKCDAVRPYFESQGFPASDIPKEAISSKELKICGSVRSGGEVCCSADMEVRLQARARDKHEKATKETLHRLHQVLSTRGARFHNFFKDLLAASKKGFHEMFKSTYGILYEQNAYVFTDLFNELENYYAKGTVDLDDAMDNFFNTLYQKMFTVLNSQYKFNNKYLECVGDHMKEMRPFGDVPQKLGIQIKRSFVATRAFGQALTVAADILKNMQSLKPSADCAAALTKMTVCPSCSGITGNVLACGDMCANVMKGCLAQHAALDAEWNHFVEAVDKVADRLLGPFNIEMLVRPINLKISEAIMNFQENSHDVSQRVFTGCGRPVLGRRRRRDNRELELETLNFDQETSTDDRAPTAAILDKLVKEIRQRVRDSRQFWVYLPYKLCNDGLVVPPSNTKECWNGTHVDKYIYPVSSNGETQILNPEVRSSGPRPTIVRDQIFALTTITNRLKSAFNGQDVDWIDTEETEWNGSGSGSGDSTDQDNTTTDDEDGFKEGSGYEPKLSPPETPKQSPPAVHPEAVPPRVDVDPKISTSNNNNNSNSTSTADSGATRQKMSLSRALMTYLVPIVVMWFGGCFTEWL, encoded by the exons CAAAGGAGCTGAAAATATGCGGCAGCGTGAGGAGCGGCGGGGAGGTATGCTGCTCCGCGGACATGGAGGTGAGATTGCAGGCGAGGGCACGTGACAAACACGAGAAAGCCACCAAAGAAACTCTTCACCGGCTGCATCAGGTCCTGTCGACGAGAGGGGCCAGGTTTCACA ACTTCTTCAAGGACCTCCTGGCAGCCAGTAAGAAGGGCTTCCACGAGATGTTCAAGAGTACCTACGGTATCCTTTACGAGCAGAACGCGTACGTTTTCACGGACCTGTTTAACGAGCTGGAGAATTACTACGCAAAGGGAACG GTGGACCTGGACGACGCCATGGACAACTTCTTCAACACTCTCTACCAGAAGATGTTCACGGTGCTGAATAGCCAGTACAAGTTCAACAACAAGTACTTGGAGTGCGTGGGCGATCACATGAAGGAGATGAGACCGTTCGGCGACGTTCCCCAGAAGCTGGGCATTCAGATAAAAAGGTCCTTCGTTGCCACCAGGGCCTTCGGCCAAGCGTTGACTGTCGCCGCGGATATCCTGAAAAATATGCAGTCG TTGAAACCGTCTGCGGACTGTGCAGCTGCACTCACCAAGATGACAGTCTGTCCGTCGTGCAGCGGGATCACTGGCAATGTGCTAGCGTGCGGCGACATGTGTGCCAACGTGATGAAGGGTTGCTTGGCCCAGCATGCGGCTCTGGATGCTGAATGGAATCACTTCGTCG AGGCGGTCGACAAGGTGGCGGATCGCCTGCTGGGTCCGTTCAACATCGAGATGCTGGTACGCCCCATCAACCTGAAAATCTCCGAGGCGATAATGAACTTCCAGGAGAACAGCCACGACGTGTCGCAGAGGGTGTTCACCGGCTGCGGCAGGCCTGTGCTGGGTAGACGAAGGCGCAGGGACAATCGGGAGCTGGAGCTCGAGACGCTCAACTTCGACCAGGAGACGTCGACCGACGATCGTGCCCCGACCGCCGCCATCCTGGACAAGCTTGTGAAGGAGATACGCCAGAGAGTCAGGGATTCCCGTCAGTTCTGGGTGTACTTGCCCTACAAACTGTGCAACGACGGCCTCGTGGTACCACCCAGCAACACCAAGGAGTGCTGGAACGGCACCCACGTCGACAA GTACATATACCCGGTGTCGTCGAACGGAGAGACTCAGATCCTGAACCCAGAAGTGCGGAGCTCGGGGCCTCGGCCGACGATCGTGAGAGATCAGATCTTCGCGTTGACGACCATCACGAACAGGCTGAAGTCCGCGTTCAACGGCCAGGACGTCGATTGGATCGACACGG AGGAGACGGAGTGGAACGGGTCAGGGAGCGGGTCAGGGGACAGCACGGACCAGGACAACACGACaaccgacgacgaggacggttTTAAGGAGGGGTCAGGCTACGAGCCGAAGCTGTCACCGCCCGAGACCCCGAAGCAATCGCCCCCGGCGGTGCACCCCGAGGCCGTGCCACCCAGGGTCGACGTAGACCCGAAGATCAGcaccagcaacaacaacaacaacagcaacagcacGTCCACCGCGGACAGTGGCGCGACCAGGCAGAAAATGTCACTGTCCCGAGCCCTCATGACGTACCTCGTCCCCATAGTGGTTATGTGGTTCGGTGGCTGCTTCACCGAGTGGCTGTGA
- the LOC143376203 gene encoding arginine-glutamic acid dipeptide repeats protein produces MSSTVLLMGIHGTDGKKKLDCAMGVKAEVTNKKNLKGAADIPEYREEIDLDEYRDFPEEKIWSPEEEVNEWLPFYVFMARSVLTFVQERQGIPNREAMENSCTGYAEQYISDVLHDSEYSPEVALKTLFTKELPRKLVTRWTGADIELFIQGIARHGKNFANIQKDTLPLKETKDIVDFYYAWKWTESAKKLRNSRRRRQRRVKRQRRFPSIACVFSELSSPKIVTRSVAAASRLSSSNENERQPRGIATPVKIAGCSRKRKRSDSHIVR; encoded by the exons ATGAGCAGTACCGTTCTACTTATGGGCATTCACGGAACTGATGGAAAGAAGAAGCTGGACTGCGCCATGGGTGTAAAGGCAGAAGTCACGAACAAG AAGAATCTCAAGGGAGCAGCAGACATCCCTGAATATCGGGAAGAGATCGATCTGGACGAGTATCGAGATTTCCCGGAGGAGAAAATTTGGAGCCCGGAGGAGGAGGTGAACGAATGGCTTCCCTTTTACGTCTTCATGGCTCGTTCAGTTCTCACGTTCGTTCAAGAGAGGCAAGGTATTCCCAACAGGGAGGCGATGGAGAATTCCTGCACAGGCTACGCGGAGCAGTACATCAGCGACGTTCTTCACGACTCGGAATATTCGCCGGAGGTCGCTCTGAAGACCCTCTTCACGAAGGAGCTGCCGAGGAAGCTAGTCACGAGATGGACGGGAGCGGATATC GAACTCTTCATTCAAGGGATAGCCAGGCATGGAAAGAACTTCGCGAACATACAGAAGGATACGCTGCCACTGAAGGAAACG AAGGACATCGTGGACTTCTACTACGCGTGGAAATGGACCGAGTCGGCGAAGAAGCTAAGGAATAGTCGCCGTCGTCGTCAGCGTCGCGTGAAAAGGCAGCGACGCTTTCCATCGATCGCCTGCGTCTTCAGCGAACTATCATCCCCCAAGATCGTAACTCGCAGCGTGGCTGCCGCCTCCAGGCTCTCCTCCTCCAACGAAAATGAACGGCAGCCCCGCGGTATCGCTACCCCCGTCAAAATCGCCGGCTGCAGCAGGAAGAGAAAACGGAGCGACTCGCACATCGTTCGATGA
- the Nab2 gene encoding nuclear polyadenosine RNA-binding 2, giving the protein MDIRGIEVTNQLRSAIRAKLLELGVRYDEELPDYILVMVVNKKSRQQMHDDLHLFLESCTTPFVDWLHDQVLKKLQKVTVAKKKSREFVPTVVVKQEEERKKKKLSTTSFLEDQAVNLAGDKLPSKSVKDDKSFHKQSVKTSSSSQKLDTSQSKSVDKTAKGTSLESKLDGASNPAVPQQFASRKTQPNDSQNGTGNKQTPAIETSNSKSADTHTDAKTDDTVSRYLKRPLDASNNSRDNSERKQNEAKRSKIEEDAESAVEDNTKKLKSCINKPKVTSVVSVKHRLGVTSPRKKFEIHREKAENERHRQNEKRPEKHRSEGSRNNNFQRGRNFDADERTKRNREIELKHNDSDKVSDIRTRLGSSKVEKIPKATELREKANSQLKSKSIEKTTGTIKDRLGLASNNKSQKQLGGKEVVEFKSKPLEQDRDTLNNNKNIKNRLGPLKNNFRPVSMKVGFNPPIRRSQSSESDDYLNLGAEEELDDDEQSAGNSGPIKSHIIAINKPMPAKTERKRLKSLERTSKESSDAEDVEDTKIPSKVIVTPRPLKPLQPTQKRATQSLLLRAVAEANQSVVTQKNPEPSLLDKKQTLKRLKPAAVRDVSQNLSVHLNCNKRLVMEKIQVELNTDVSETKSKPYVPQPVTEEHMGVVMSLFQRSDDNQKFLVTLNGYNNNLIKDKTISDDDERLEMEVNEDDELALLTTQNDVYAQNESETSVFQVTEVESEGDTSGKERAEENNENCNTENVEKTEELPSKRRKLSPIVYNRSHSPSPADSKSSPVVTNLVVTKRVDKKPSAENAVTVIDKSKEKCRYWPNCTLGNKCSYLHPIVMCSAFPACKFGDKCAYKHPKCKFGLSCTKLGCVFSHRAQQCKYHPFCTKPACPYSHPAPVATETTSQRAKFTWRRRD; this is encoded by the exons ATGGATATACGAGGCATAGAAGTGACGAATCAATTGCGC aGCGCAATTCGCGCGAAGTTGCTAGAATTAGGAGTACGGTACGATGAAGAATTGCCGGACTATATTTTAGTAATGGTTGTAAATAAGAAGTCCCGCCAGCAAATGCACGACGATCTGCACCTGTTCTTGGAGAGTTGTACGACGCCGTTTGTCGACTGGTTGCACGACCAGGTGCTGAAGAAGCTGCAGAAAGTCACTGTGGCGAAAAAGAAATCGAGGGAGTTCGTGCCTACGGTTGTCGTCAAGCAAGAGgaggaaaggaaaaagaagaagctaTCGACGACCTCTTTCTTGGAAGATCAGGCCGTTAATCTAGCCGGAGACAAGCTTCCTAGCAAAAGCGTCAAAGATGACAAGTCATTCCATAAGCAGAGCGTGAAAACCTCCTCATCTAGTCAGAAATTAGATACAAGTCAAAGCAAGAGCGTGGATAAGACTGCGAAGGGTACGAGTCTCGAAAGTAAATTGGACGGGGCGTCGAATCCAGCTGTTCCTCAGCAGTTCGCGTCGAGAAAGACGCAGCCAAACGACAGTCAGAATGGAACTGGAAATAAACAGACGCCTGCTATTGAAACTTCCAATAGTAAATCGGCCGATACTCATACAGACGCGAAAACGGACGATACGGTGTCCAGGTATCTAAAGAGGCCGTTGGACGCGTCGAATAATTCCCGCGACAATTCGGAAAGAAAGCAGAACGAGGCGAAGCGATCGAAGATCGAGGAGGACGCGGAGAGCGCGGTAGAAGACAATACCAAGAAATTGAAGTCCTGCATTAACAAACCGAAAGTCACGTCCGTTGTTTCCGTGAAACATCGTCTCGGAGTGACGTCCCCGAGAAAGAAATTTGAGATTCACAGGGAGAAAGCGGAGAATGAAAGACACAGGCAGAATGAGAAGCGTCCCGAGAAGCATCGGTCGGAGGGCAGTCGCAACAATAATTTCCAGAGAGGGAGAAACTTTGATGCGGACGAGCGTACAAAGAGGAATCGCGAAATCGAGCTAAAGCACAATGACTCGGATAAAGTGAGCGATATCAGGACCCGATTGGGCAGCTCCAAAGTCGAGAAAATACCTAAGGCCACGGAGTTAAGAGAGAAGGCGAATTCTCAGTTGAAATCTAAATCGATAGAGAAAACGACGGGGACGATCAAAGATCGCTTAGGGCTCGCGAGTAACAATAAGTCGCAGAAACAGTTAGGGGGTAAAGAGGTCGTAGAATTCAAGAGTAAACCTTTAGAGCAGGACCGTGATAcattaaataacaataaaaacattAAGAACAGATTGGGACcattaaagaataattttaggCCAGTAAGCATGAAGGTTGGTTTCAATCCGCCGATCAGACGCTCCCAGAGCAGCGAGAGCGACGACTACCTCAATCTGGGAGCCGAGGAGGAACTAGACGATGACGAGCAGTCTGCGGGGAACTCTGGTCCTATTAAATCCCATATAATAGCTATTAATAAACCAATGCCAGCCAAGACTGAAAGAAAACGGCTGAAGTCGTTGGAAAGGACCAGCAAAGAATCTAGCGACGCGGAAGACGTTGAAGATACCAAAATACCCAGCAAAGTAATCGTAACGCCGAGACCATTGAAGCCATTGCAACCTACTCAGAAACGCGCTACCCAGTCGCTTTTGTTAAGGGCTGTGGCAGAAGCCAATCAATCTGTTGTTACTCAAAAGAATCCGGAGCCCTCTTTATTG GACAAGAAACAAACGTTAAAACGCCTTAAACCTGCTGCTGTACGAGACGTGAGCCAAAATTTATCGGTACACCTGAACTGCAACAAGAGATTGGTGATGGAGAAGATACAGGTTGAATTGAATACGGATGTCTCGGAGACGAAATCGAAGCCTT ATGTGCCTCAACCGGTTACCGAGGAACACATGGGGGTGGTAATGTCCTTGTTTCAAAGGAGCGACGACAACCAGAAGTTTCTGGTCACGCTGAACggctataataataatttaatcaaagaCAAAACTATCTCCGACGACGACGAGCGTTTGGAAATGGAG GTAAACGAAGACGATGAACTTGCACTTTTAACAACTCAAAATGATGTGTATGCTCAGAATGAGTCAGAAACGTCTGTTTTTCAAGTAACCGAGGTGGAGAGCGAGGGCGACACGAGTggaaaggaaagagcagagGAGAATAACGAGAATTGTAATACAGAGAATGTTGAGAAGACTGAGGAATTACcgagcaaaagaagaaaattaagcCCTATTGTGTACAACAGATCTCATTCACCGAGTCCCGCAGATTCCAAGTCCAGCCCCGTAGTAACGAATCTAGTAGTGACCAAAC GTGTGGACAAAAAGCCATCGGCAGAGAACGCGGTAACGGTTATAGACAAGTCGAAGGAGAAGTGCAGATACTGGCCAAATTGCACGTTAGGAAACAAGTGCTCGTACCTTCATCCCATCGTCATGTGCAG CGCATTCCCGGCGTGTAAATTCGGGGATAAATGCGCTTACAAGCATCCTAAATGCAAATTCGGCTTGtcctgcacaaaattgggatgcGTGTTCTCTCACCGCGCCCAGCAATGCAAGTATCATCCCTTCTGCACCAAACCAGCTTGCCCGTACTCGCATCCGGCACCGGTAGCCACGGAAACGACCAGCCAAAGAGCGAAATTCACGTGGCGCAGGCGAGACTGA
- the Firl gene encoding firelighter, with amino-acid sequence MPSIASILRWTHLDLLYNLFLLSVKIAFAMVVATFKEILPYQAKSLLGETVLITGAGHGIGRELAVQLASLGCIVVCWDVDVEANRSTISTVSKNGGEAYGFMVDVSKRLEVREAMRLMRKVGVPEVSILINNAAVLYHRPFLNQDSDIVEKMFSVNVLSHFWTIEAFLPSMLQNGKGHVVCMSSMCGIYGVSQKVTYCSSKFAVRGLMDALHEELRLDLRTSNIRFTTIYPFYVNTGLARDPKYRFPYIFGVLSPQYAAQEVIKAIRRNYTEYSIPRCLLTLNAINRIVPETVMRLILDFLSDVERKQKAKLVPGESHATK; translated from the exons ATGCCAAGCATAGCGAGTATCCTTAGATGGACTCATTTGGATTTGCTCTATAATCTCTTCCTGCTGTCCGTGAAGATCGCGTTCGCCATGGTAGTGGCGACTTTTAAAGAGATCCTGCCTTACCAGGCAAAGAGTTTGTTAGGGGAAACGGTGCTG ATTACAGGTGCTGGCCACGGAATTGGTCGCGAGTTAGCCGTTCAATTAGCTTCTCTGGGTTGCATAGTTGTCTGTTGGGATGTAGACGTGGAAGCAAATCGATCTACGATAAGCACCGTATCGAAGAACGGCGGAGAG GCTTACGGTTTCATGGTGGATGTGTCAAAGAGGCTGGAGGTTCGAGAGGCCATGAGATTGATGAGGAAAGTAGGGGTACCGGAGGTATCCATCCTGATCAATAACGCTGCTGTATTGTACCATCGTCCCTTTCTCAATCAGGATTCAGACATCGTCGAAAAGATGTTCAGCGTCAATGTTCTCTCGCACTTCTGG ACGATCGAGGCCTTCCTTCCAAGCATGCTGCAAAACGGTAAGGGGCACGTAGTTTGCATGAGCAGCATGTGTGGGATCTACGGTGTCTCCCAGAAAGTTACGTACTGCTCCTCGAAGTTTGCAGTAAGag GATTAATGGATGCGCTGCACGAAGAGCTGCGACTGGACCTTAGAACGTCCAATATAAGGTTCACGACTATTTACCCATTCTACGTGAACACTGGATTAGCCAGAGACCCAAAGTACAG ATTCCCTTATATATTTGGAGTATTATCCCCGCAATACGCGGCACAGGAAGTGATCAAAGCGATAAGAAGAAATTACACCGAGTACTCGATACCCCGGTGTCTTCTTACCTTGAACGCGATCAACAG AATCGTTCCCGAGACCGTGATGAGGTTGATTCTAGATTTCCTATCTGACGTGGAACGGAAACAAAAGGCGAAACTCGTCCCTGGCGAAAGCCACGCCACGAAGTGA
- the LOC143376169 gene encoding estradiol 17-beta-dehydrogenase 11 isoform X1, producing the protein MPAFYDFRGAQVGGKILFAGGARTMLVLRDEVVSVNSRVDKPPSTVWLFLTVEFLIGALLSCFLTVLGVIKSLLPKPPRDLTGDVVLVAGASSPLGEVLAEEFVRNGCSVVCVGEDSRSIEDLARRLDTCYPEVEEIRPRHRKGDSAQTKSTVSGHECDLSNKEDIRRTARKIKDERGRVDVLVTCVGTQNQDIFDTASRTLMSHFWMVWAILPLMLQRDRAHIVAVTPVASTRDAYHGSRAAIVSLMETLCQELSNHSSYLTFLAFSPIAEHSTVKEREQQVARDIVQAVRTDQSNLGISWISRLLYRISCLVYNGITSFTQWIQSQGCDDPA; encoded by the exons ATGCCAGCGTTTTATGATTTCAGAGGAGCGCAAGTTGGAGGAAAAATTCTTTTCGCGGGAGGCGCG CGTACGATGCTCGTCTTGCGGGACGAAGTAGTGTCTGTAAATTCGAGGGTCGACAAGCCTCCGTCGACCGTCTGGTTGTTCCTGACCGTGGAATTCTTGATCGGTGCCCTCCTATCCTGTTTTCTGACCGTCCTCGGGGTCATTAAATCCTTGCTGCCGAAACCGCCGAGGGATTTGACCGGCGACGTGGTCCTG GTAGCCGGTGCATCGTCGCCCCTTGGCGAGGTCCTGGCGGAGGAGTTCGTGAGAAATGGATGTTCCGTGGTCTGCGTGGGCGAGGACTCGAGATCGATCGAAGACTTAGCCCGCAGGTTGGATACGTGTTACCCCGAGGTGGAGGAAATCAGGCCAAGGCACCGGAAGGGTGACTCGGCCCAGACAAAGTCAACGGTATCGGGTCACGAGTGCGATCTATCGAACAAAGAGGACATACgaaggacggcgaggaagatcAAGGACGAAAGGGGGAGGGTGGACGTTCTGGTGACTTGCGTGGGGACCCAGAACCAGGATATCTTCGACACGGCCAGCAGGACCTTGATGAGCCATTTCTGG ATGGTCTGGGCGATTTTGCCGCTGATGTTGCAACGCGATCGAGCGCATATCGTGGCTGTCACACCGGTTGCGTCCACTCGCGACGCGTATCATGGCTCAAGGGCAGCGATAGTCA GTCTTATGGAGACCCTGTGCCAGGAGCTCAGCAACCACAGCAGCTACCTCACGTTCCTGGCGTTCTCGCCGATCGCGGAACACAG CACGGTGAAGGAAAGGGAGCAGCAGGTAGCCAGGGACATCGTGCAAGCTGTCAGGACGGATCAGAGCAATCTGGGTATTAGTTGGATCTCCAGACTTCTGTATCGAATAAG CTGCCTGGTGTACAATGGAATAACGTCGTTCACACAGTGGATTCAGTCGCAGGGCTGTGACGATCCAGCCTAG
- the LOC143376169 gene encoding estradiol 17-beta-dehydrogenase 11 isoform X2, which yields MLVLRDEVVSVNSRVDKPPSTVWLFLTVEFLIGALLSCFLTVLGVIKSLLPKPPRDLTGDVVLVAGASSPLGEVLAEEFVRNGCSVVCVGEDSRSIEDLARRLDTCYPEVEEIRPRHRKGDSAQTKSTVSGHECDLSNKEDIRRTARKIKDERGRVDVLVTCVGTQNQDIFDTASRTLMSHFWMVWAILPLMLQRDRAHIVAVTPVASTRDAYHGSRAAIVSLMETLCQELSNHSSYLTFLAFSPIAEHSTVKEREQQVARDIVQAVRTDQSNLGISWISRLLYRISCLVYNGITSFTQWIQSQGCDDPA from the exons ATGCTCGTCTTGCGGGACGAAGTAGTGTCTGTAAATTCGAGGGTCGACAAGCCTCCGTCGACCGTCTGGTTGTTCCTGACCGTGGAATTCTTGATCGGTGCCCTCCTATCCTGTTTTCTGACCGTCCTCGGGGTCATTAAATCCTTGCTGCCGAAACCGCCGAGGGATTTGACCGGCGACGTGGTCCTG GTAGCCGGTGCATCGTCGCCCCTTGGCGAGGTCCTGGCGGAGGAGTTCGTGAGAAATGGATGTTCCGTGGTCTGCGTGGGCGAGGACTCGAGATCGATCGAAGACTTAGCCCGCAGGTTGGATACGTGTTACCCCGAGGTGGAGGAAATCAGGCCAAGGCACCGGAAGGGTGACTCGGCCCAGACAAAGTCAACGGTATCGGGTCACGAGTGCGATCTATCGAACAAAGAGGACATACgaaggacggcgaggaagatcAAGGACGAAAGGGGGAGGGTGGACGTTCTGGTGACTTGCGTGGGGACCCAGAACCAGGATATCTTCGACACGGCCAGCAGGACCTTGATGAGCCATTTCTGG ATGGTCTGGGCGATTTTGCCGCTGATGTTGCAACGCGATCGAGCGCATATCGTGGCTGTCACACCGGTTGCGTCCACTCGCGACGCGTATCATGGCTCAAGGGCAGCGATAGTCA GTCTTATGGAGACCCTGTGCCAGGAGCTCAGCAACCACAGCAGCTACCTCACGTTCCTGGCGTTCTCGCCGATCGCGGAACACAG CACGGTGAAGGAAAGGGAGCAGCAGGTAGCCAGGGACATCGTGCAAGCTGTCAGGACGGATCAGAGCAATCTGGGTATTAGTTGGATCTCCAGACTTCTGTATCGAATAAG CTGCCTGGTGTACAATGGAATAACGTCGTTCACACAGTGGATTCAGTCGCAGGGCTGTGACGATCCAGCCTAG
- the LOC143376170 gene encoding uncharacterized protein LOC143376170, translating to MFRAISYILWQNEDEHRYLRTMVVQHIKENWTEYGPFVIAEWNISERQTYCDYMSMVGTFASELECTVATKMYSMNLSIYREINDRHELKRVFHNRVSLQFETARLLFTGVSDSGHYDILLPDP from the exons ATGTTCCGAGCGATCAGCTACATCCTATGGcagaacgaggacgagcaccGATACCTCCGTACCATG GTGGTGCAGCACATCAAAGAGAACTGGACCGAGTACGGGCCCTTCGTGATAGCCGAATGGAACATATCTGAACGTCAAACTTATTGCGATTATATGAGCATGGTGGGCACGTTCGCCAGCGAGTTGGAATGCACCGTGGCCACCAAGATGTACAGCATGAATCTGTCGATCTACCGAGAGATCAACGACAGGCACGAGCTGAAAAGGGTGTTCCACAACCGCGTGAGCTTGCAGTTCGAGACAGCGAGGCTCCTGTTCACTGGAGTATCCGACAGCGGCCACTACGACATTCTACTACCGGATCCTTAA